AAAACACAAGTGTTAGTAACAGTATGCAAAACAGTACTTATTTCCGATGTACAAAGTACAAAAATAGAAGTCGATCCGGAAATTGCTTGTTTTCTATCCCTGTATGGCATAGCTCATAACACAGCAATCAAACCATCCAAACTAGTTACCATCAATGACACAAGCAAACACATTAACGTTAACTGGCAAAGTCTCACAGGTCTGAAAGTCGCACCAATGAATAAACAAGGTCAGATACTCTGGCATCCGAAGGACTCTTGTCCATTTACCATAACTGACTAACTCTTGCGATTGTAAATTTACCAGGATCGACACGCACAAAAGCTGTGATACCAGCAGCTAATTCAACTCTGTAGTAATCTTCGTTCATAACAAGAAAACCCGGCAAGTACCGGGTGTGATTTACATGACGCAATTGATGGGAGAGGTAGAAAAACAAGCGAAGCTAGTGTCTACCTCCACCACGTTTACCTGCGACTATCTGACGTTGCAACACAGCTTTGATTAATGCTCTTTTTCTACCATCCGGTATATCCTGCATCTTGATTTGCGCGATCGCTGCGGCTACAGGACTGTAGGTTATTTCTGAAACTTCAGGGGTAGCGATCGCACCGTTCAGAGTTTCTGTCATTATAGTTATGCTCCTTTGTCTGTGTACTATACGCATGGGAGTTACCTCACAACAGGTGATGACTGATGTGAGGAAGTCTCTGAGGGGTGTTGACGCACTCCCCAGAGAAGCAACAGTTTATGCTCACAAGTCATAGTACAATAAAAGTCACAAATTGGATACCAAAAAGAAACCAAATGGAGGTAAATTGGTAACGTAATGAATTTTTGATAGCACAATGGTCAAGAAACGCGATCGCAGGTTCCCGGTCAATCTACCTATAGTCAAAGAGATTCGCTTATCTCTATGGGGTCATACCAGAGGTGTATCAAAGACTCGAATGGCTGAGGCTATTTTGATTGACAGAGTGAGTAACGCTGATAATTGGAATGAGGTTTGTAAAGATTTACGGCAAGAAGCAGCGATTCGTAAAATCACAGTAGAAGAACTGATAAAAGAAATACTCAAAGCTGACGGATACGAAGACTCAGTTGATATCGATAATGTTGATTGGTCTTGTTTGCTGAATAATCAGGAACCAGAAATTGAGGAAACAGAAGAAGAAACTGACACAAGGGATTCTTAGCCCTGAACCGGATAGTGACCAAATATCGCTATCTGTTTTTCTACCTCTAACAAGTCATAGTTTTGGAATCGGATACTTATTCTACTGCCATTAACAAGTAACTATCAGCATAGCGATGCAATTCCGATCGCAGTATGAACCTACCTGACTAGAGCTAATAAATGGCGGTACTAATATACAGGCTTCTGTAACATCTCCATAGTTGATACTTCAATTGATCTGGTCGCACCTCGTTCTACGCACCATAGTGCCAGTATAATACCTGACAATTGTTAAGCTTTTAGTTTTATCTTCAATCGGAGAATAGAATCATATTATTCACATACTCATAACAAAAACAAATGTCATTCTTAAATGATACTGATAACAATGACGACCATGAAGAGCGAGACTTCCCAAAAGACGATGACGAACAAAACAACGATGATAATGGTGACGAAGACAATGAGGACTGGAGTTACCTAGAATCTCTCATTGATGAGGTAGTGAACTCATAAACAAACCCGTAACTCAATACCGTTACTTGATCATGCAGGAGGTAGAACAAGTTTCTATCTCCTGTTTGTTTCTATAGTGGCACTACTGTCAATACTTGCCTCTGTAAGCCTCTGTAACTGTCCATCTGAAGCTATTGTGGTTTGATATCTGAAAGTCAAAACAGAGGGGTTACAGGCTGATGTAGCGCGAGTTCTCATTCAGTAGTCACTACGAGCCAAAAAACGAGTACTTTGCTATAAAATTAGTTTATACAATGACGTTAATTGATAAGCAATCCTGTTATGCAAGTTCTATGCAACTAGATATGTCTCAAGCGATACTGGTAGAGTAAAGCCAACTTATGCAACTTGCGCGAAACCATTGATTTCCTGTGATTCTATAAAGCCCGTGATGGGGATTGAACTCATGACCTCACCCTTACCAAGGGTGTGCTCTACCACTGAGCTACACGGGCAAATTTTATTTGAAGGTTTAGAGTTAGGAGATCGGAGTTTTGTTTATTGCTCATCTCTCTTAACTCTGTTGAAGGTGGGCCGAGCTAGATTCGAACTAGCGTAGGCGCAAGCCAGCGGATTTACAGTCCGCCTCCATTAACCACTCGGACATCGACCCGTATCACCCACGATTACTAATATTAGCACAAGCTGTTGGAAATGCAAGGGGGAGAGAAAAAAATTTTTGTTGGTGGTTAGTTGTTGGTGGTTAGTAGGAAAACCACTATCCACTAACTACTATCAACTAACCACTAACTACTATCCATTATCCAACCAATTCCCCAGTCTCTTGCAGGGAGTGCAAGCGATGGTAAATTCCTTGACGATGCAGGAGTTCGTGGTGGTTTCCGACTTCCACTATTTTTCCTTGGTCTAAAACCACAATCTTATCTGCTTCCCGTACTGTACTCAGTCGGTGGGCAATAATTATTGTGGTGCGGGTTCCCAAAATTGAGCGCATTGCTAACTGAATTGAACGTTCTGACTCATAGTCCAAGCTGGAGGTGGCTTCGTCAAACACCAGCACGTCTGGTTCTACTAACAACGCTCTAGCAATCCCCACACGCTGTCTTTGTCCGCCGGAGAGTCTCACGCCTCTCTCTCCTACAACTGTGTAATATCCTTTAGAAAGTTGCTGCACAACTTCATCAAGTCTGGCTATTTTGCAGGCTTCTTCAACTTGCTCAAAACTAGCATTGGGATTTCCATAAATCAGGTTATCCAATAAAGTTCCGTTGAAAATATCGACTTCTTGGTGAACGATCGCCAGTCTCCGCCTATAGTTCCCTACATTCAGAGTGCGTATATCCTCACCGTCAATCAGAATCTTACCTGCTTGAGGTTCAAAATACCGCAGTAACAATTTCACTAAAGTCGATTTACCAGAACCAGAACGCCCTACCAACGCGACTGTTTGATATGGCTCAATCAAGAGATTGATGTCTTGCAAAACTGGGCGATCGCTATCATATGCAAAGTTGATATGCGAAAATTCCAGTTTTCCAGTAAATCTATAGGGATTGTCTGCAACATTTTGCTCTTCTAGTAAACCTTCTGAATCAACTCCCGAAGGTTCTTTAAGAAAATCGTGGAACCGTATCATTGATGTATAACGGCGAGCAAAAACCTCTGCTAATGTGCTGATAGGTTCTAGCTCGGCGTATGCCATGCTAGACAACGTGAGTGTCATGACAAAGTGACCGAGACTAATTTTCCCATTGAGTGTCGCTGCTAAAGTCAAACCCAAGACTGTAAATACACAAAACTGAATGACAGTTCTTTGCCAAGTTTGCAGTTTTACGTAACCCTTGTGAATGCGGTATTCAACAAGTTTTAATTCACGCGATAACCTTACATTTTGCCGCTTTAACTCTTTTGCTTCAGTTGCAAAAGCTTTCACTGTTTTGATATTGCTGATAATCTCAGAAGTGCGGCTTTCTGTATCTTCCATGTACTTATCTAGTAAGTTATCGTGCCAAATCAGCCTCTGCAATTTCTTTAAGCTGAAGCCTAGAATCACGATAAAGGAGATCAGATACAAAATTGCAATCCGCCACTCAACAAACCAGATAAACACAAAGATAGCCAATACCCGAAACAGCTTGGGAAGTAACTGTCCGGCGATTTCAGGGTAAGTCCAAGTGTGGTTGGCAATTCCTCTTGCTACCCGTCCGGCAATACGTCCGGGGTTGTTTTCATCATAAAATTCTAAAGGTAAGGTAAGAATCTTTTCTATGGCTGTTTGGCTCTGCACCTGACGCGCCTTTAAGGCTATATCCCAGTGAAACCAACTGCTCAACCAAGGCTGCGTTGGTGCTCTCACCACTGTAACCAGAAAAATTAAACCCAGTAATGCTCCTAACTCTAAAGGTTTACTTACTGGGTAGTCGATAAGGTTTGACAGATTTGCGATCGCGTCTTGAAGGATTCTATCTAATGGTTGGTTGGACAAAACGTTTAAAATTTGCCCAATAGCATAAGGTACCACCAAATCAATGACTTCATACATACTGGTTGCTGCGATACTAAAAGCGCTAACCGACCAGTAGGGACGAAAGTAGTTGAGAATATCTCGAAAATTAGCCATGATGCACACTAATCTTGGAGCGCGAACCTGTAACTCCTGAGGTTTTAATACTACATATATACTACAAAAGAGTCAATAGTTTAGGTGTATAAATCTTTCTTTGGGAGTAGGGAGTAGGGAGTCGGGAGTCGGGAATGGGGCGAAACAATTCAATGGTCACTGGTCACTGGTCACTGGTCACTGGTCACTGGTCACTGGTCACTGTTCACCGGTCACTGTTCACTGGTCACTGTTACGAAAAAATTCCAGCCGATAGCGATAGAGCGCAACGGGTCGAGAACCAGCACTGAAGTAACTTGGATCTTGCGGTGACAGGTAAACAGCAGTGACTTGATCTGCTTCGATCGCAGGACTCCCAGAGTCGAGTCTATCTAATTTGTGATATGCAGTCGTAGATTCAACAATATTGAAGTAAGGACGCCCACCACCTTTAAATATTTGTTGAAACACTTCTGCTCCAATGAATTTGCCATCACCTGTCGTTTCTGTGGCGCGTCCACTGATTATGGAAACAAGCTGGCGTTCGCCACGTAAAAAGGTAATCTGACGATTGGGCGTCTTTGGATCTACTTTGACGGATAATACAGCATCACTTAGATAAGCCCTTGCCAAATTTAAACCGTTAAAAGCTCTATCTGCTACGACTGCTGCTGACTTGTTATTGATGACAGGAATGGCTTTGAGCGCTGTTGCAGGCATTTTTGCCTTAACAAATCGCACTTTGAAACTTATGGGTTTGTTGAGGTACTGACGATTGCTTTCAAATCCGGGTGTAACGATATTGGGTGCTAAAGGTGCAGCCAAATCGGAAAGTGTGCTTTTCACCTCCCAATCACCTTCCATCCATTCTGGGTAAACCAGATCGCCTACAGCTGGTTGTACTGATGTTAGTTTTTCCCAATGCTCGAAATTGACCAACCTTTCAGATAATTCTCCACCTTCTGCTTCCCCAGCCCAGAAAAGGCATAACATAACTAAGCAACAAACCCAAATGATTCTCATAAAAGTATTTTTAAGCATGAAAAAATTTTAATTGTAATTTCTCTAGCAATCCTAATTGAATCTTGAAATCAAGAAACCCGGTATCTCCCAGATACCGGGTTTCTAACGCTCAGTCATTATATATTAATTTATTTTAATTTTATTTTGAGTAATAACTCATTCAATAAAAACTTAGATTGCTTTTTTATCATCAAATTTAACTAGAACGTAAAAAACTAAATAAAAACATTAGCCTTTGACTAAAATACTGAGCAAAAGAAGCTCAAGGATTAAGAGAGATCTCTAAAACTAACCTAGTTAAGGGAAAAATCCGTTCAAAAACCCTGTTTCTTTGACAAATTTGAATCATATGTCTTGTTTTTAACATGAGAAAAGTCTCATCATCACGATAAAAAGAGAAGTCCAAAACTAACCTAGTTAAGGGAAAAATCTGTTCAAAAACCCTGTTTCTTTGACAAATTTGAATCATGCGTCTTGTTTTTAACATGAGAAATGTCTCATCATCAAAACGATTGTTATTAGAATCTTAATTAAAAAAATACTTGGTACTAATAAAAATTCAGTGAAATTACTTAAATGCGAGAATTTACTTTTCCGCTCGGTAATATTCCTCCGTTCAAATTTAAATTAGATTTAAAGAGGGGTATTTATCCTTAGCTAACAGGATATTTTAAAAGTCGAATTATCGACCAGGGTGCAAGTTTATATAAATTAATCATCGAAAGAGTACTTGCACTAATGAGTCTGTCTAGTTCTTTTACGGATTTTTCCTTAGCTGAATTGTTCCAACTGATTGACCAAGGACGAAAATCTGGTTGTTTAACAGTTTGTACCTTGCCAGATTTACAATCTCCTATTTCCAAATCTCAGTATTTTTATATCTGGTTTAGACAAGGGAAAGTCGTAGCTGCTGCCCATAACCTGCGCGGTCAGGAGTTAAGTTCTAAAATAGTTAAGCGAGGGTGGGCAAATTTGAACGTTATAGAAAAAGCTTGTAATGAAGCTCCCACAGCTCTACCTCTTGGTTTACTGTTGAAAACTGAAAGTCTATTAACTGCCGAGCAACTCAACCTGCTATTCGCAAACCAATTACAAAAAGTTCGTGAACTTTTTGAAATTCAACAAGGTGTGTTTAAACTTGATAGCAAAGCAGCTTTGCCTCTAGAAGAAATGACTGGATTAAGCCTGAGAGCAACAGAAGTGGCTCTTATGGCTTTAAGAGCATTAAAAAACTGGAAAGCGCTGGTGGATGTCCTCCCAAATCCTAGTTCATCTATCAAAAGTATTTCTCACGCTAAACCACAGATTCGCTTGCACGCTTGTGAGTGGCAAGTATGGGAATTCGCTAATGGGAGTGTTTCTTTGGATGCGATCGCAAAACAGATCAATCAACCCCTTGCTTTAGTCCAACAAGCTACCTTCCGGCTAATGCTTGCGGGTTTGGTGGAAGAAGTTCCCATACTGACATCAACCACAGATTTGAATGATGACTCTTTGAATTGGGACCTCATTGGCGATCCTGAATTGAACCGCCAAAAAGCGAAGGAATCAGAAGCATTCAAAATCAATACTTCATTTTTGCAAAATCTAGTGGGTTTTTTAAAGAGTAAGACTTGAAAATAAGGAGTCTTAGTGGTTAGTGGTTAGTGGTTAGTGGTGTTTCAACTAACAACTAACAACTAACTACTAACTACTAACCACCATAGTGTAATAATAAAATCACAACATTGAAGTATGCACTCTCAGTCACCATGCCTCTGGGCAAAATTCTGAATCTACTGTTAGTAGTACTTGAAAGAATATCAGCCAAGTCCGCAAAATTAACAGACAATTTGCAAACCACAGAAGAGTTGCCCTCAACCACTACTGTGGAAAAGACAGAAGTCAGTGCAGCTATCATCTCAGATGTATCATCTTTTACAGAAGAAGATCGATCTGAAATATTTGAGGAAAAAAATGCGATCGCGATCGCAGTTTCAGCGCTCCAAGATGAGTTGCACAACTTTGTCTCTGGTAGCGCTGAAGTTGAAGGTGCGATTATTATTAGCCCTGATGGCATGGCATTAGCTTCTGTGTTGTCGCCAGGAATGGATGAAGAGGGTACTGCTGCTTTGTCAGCATCCATGCTTTCATTAGGAGAACGTATTGGAAGCGAACTTGCCCGTGGTGCTATCGATCGCGTTGTGGTGGAAGGCGAGAGAGGTTACGGAATCTTGGTGGGCTGCACTCAAAAGGCTATTTTGTTAGTGCTTGCTAGTTCTGCTGCTAAGCAGGGCATCCTGTTTCTGGAAATTAAACAAGCTGTTGCCAAAATAGCGGCTTTGTTGAAGTAAACGAGGCAGCTTGATTCATAAGTTTTGATGGGTTAAGTTGGTCTAGATCCCCGACTTCTTAAAGAAGTCGGGGATCTAGCAGACCTCCCCACTCCCCATTCGCCACTCCCCATTCCCAAGTTAAAAGAATGTAACAAAATTCCACACAATGTAATAATTTTGCTACTTTTAAGTGGCTGCTGAACCATAATAGCTGAAGACTTTGTTTTTTTTGATACTTAGGAGAACTAACAATGACTCTAAACCCACATGCGTTTATGTTGACGCTAGAGAAGCGTGCTGGTTTTACAGATGCAGATAAAGCTTTGCTCAAAGCTAACGCAGATTGGGGAGTCAAAGTTGCCCCAGAAATGACCGACCACTTCTACGCCTACCTCGCACGAGATGAAGAAATGAATGCGATTTTACATACTGGACAAGAGCGGATTCATCGCCTTCATGAAACCTTTATACAATGGTTTCAAGAGATGTTTACAGGGATCGATAATTGGGGTCCTGGCTATGCAGACCGACGCTGGAAAATTGGTCTAGTTCACGTTCGTCTCGGAATTGGACCTCAGCACGTTGTTCCAGCAATGGCAACAGTGATACACGAAGTCGGCAAGCAGCTACAAGCTGAAGGTCAAAGCGAAGTTCTTAAAGATACTCTCAGTCGGATCTGTATGATTGACTTGGCTTTTATTGAACAAGCATATGTGGAAGTCTCTTCAGCAGCTGTTCTTCAAGAAACTGGTTGGACAGAAGGATTGTTTAAGCGCTTAATTGCGACTGGCGCACGTTCTATGTAAAACTTTTTTACAGAGCTATAACAGGGTAAGTAATACGACTAAAGCGATCGCCCCTACAGGGTGCATTTGCCAATATAGCTTCCGGTAACCGAGAAACACTTATGAGCGGATTATGCGGAGAAAATTTCACAACGTAGTTATTAAGAGAACTTAAAAAAGCTAGCATTCAAGTTTGAAAAGTGACTAACTACTGTTGTAAAATCCCAAAGAAGGCAATAAAGCTATTTCAGGGTGTGCAATCTGTAATGCAATTTTTAGATCGGTTGCATCAGTTGAATCAAAGAAGTTGTGTCACATGACCTGAAGAGGACAGAATCTGATGTATCTCATAAAATTATCTCTGCTCATAAAGTCAAAGTTACTGAGTAAGTTCATTGTTATATTTACGTGGATTGAAATTACCCACAAGATTTTCCAAGTGCTTGGGTATGCCTCCAATAGCTGTAACCTTATGGAGGTATAAATGGCAATCCTACGCATAGTAGTCACAGGAGGCGTAGGCGCAGGAAAAACGAGTTTGATTCGTACAATCAGTGAAATAGAAGTCGTGGATACTGATAAGAAAGCGACAGATGAAGTAGGACAACTGAAGGAAAAAACTACAGTTGCTCTAGATTTCGGGCGACTCACTATTGCATCGAATCAATCATTACACCTATATGGCACCCCTGGTCAACTGCGGTTTGACTTTATGTGGGATATTCTGATTGCCAAAGCGCATGCTTACATTCTGCTAGTAGATGCCCATCGTCCAGACCAAATACGATTTGGACGGCGGATTCTTAACTTTGTCAACCAACAAGTGCAACTACCACACATTATTGGTCTGACACACACAGATTGCGCGGACGCCTGGGATGCAGAAGACGTGGCTCTTGCTCTGGGATTTGTAGATGAGCACGCTCGACCGCCAATCATTTCTGTTGACGCTACTAGTAAACCTTCCGTAGCACAAGCTTTGATTGCTCTTGTTCAAGAGATAGGTAACTTCTACCCTGGTTCTAATTCGTAGCGCATTTTGTCAAGCGATCGGAGTGCATACCTTTAACAACATAAAAACAACACCCTTTTGGAGAAATAGAGTCATGATTAATGTTTCAATGTTGCAAGATGAATTACAAAACTTTGTCTCTGGCAGTGCGGAGGTTCAAGGTGCAATCCTTGCCAGCCCTGATGGCTTAGCGTTAGCTTCCGTGGTTACAATAGGAATGGATGAAGAGCGTACTGCTGCTATGTCAGCCTCGATGCTTTCACTCGGAGAACGCATCGGACGCGAACTGGCTCGCGGTAGTGTTGACCGTATTGTGGTAGAAGGTGAGAAAGGTTACGGTATTTTAGTAGGCTGCGGTCAAGAAGCTGTTTTATTGGTTCTTGCTAGTGCTGCGGCTAAGCAAGGTGTTCTGTTTTTAGAAGTCAAACGGATTGTGGCTAGGATTACTCCTTTGTTAGCATAATTGTTACATAATATTGGATCTTAGATTTTCACTCTCAATCTAAAATCCAATATTCAGTCACTATAAACGACGATGCTCCATAAATATGTGACTCAAGGATAGAACGCTATCTTTAACTGCCCCAATCACGCGATCGATATCTTCCTCTGTATGGGCAACAGAAAGAAAACAGGTGCGACCTTCCCAGATGTAAACTCCCTTTTCGATGAGGTGATAAAACAGCAGTTCAAACTCGATAGGCAAATAAAACTCGCTGACGTTACCTGCGAAAGAAAAGCGAAAGAAGGAAGCAAAATGTGTTACCTCAATGGGTAAACCTTCTTGTTTGAAGAAAGCATTGAGAGTTGCGGCTAGCTGTGCGGTTCGCTGATTTAGCTGTTGCTGTAGCGTCCCTCCCTGCATTTTCATCTGCCTAAGTACAGCCCTCGCCGCCGCCATTGTGAGCGGATTTTTACAAAAAGTCCCCGCAAAAAACGTCATTGGCACTTCAGGATAGGAATTGTCTCCATACAGCCACATACCGCCATCAATTCTATCCATATAGTAGGGTGAGCCAGCAACTACTCCAATTGGCAATCCGCCGCCAACTACTTTGCCATAGACAGCCAAGTCCGCTTTCACACCAAACACGGCTTGACAACCGCCAGGATGAACGCGAAAACCCGTGAGGACTTCATCGAAGATCAGCGTGACTTGCTTTTCTTGAGTCAGTTGTCGCAATTGTTGGAGGAATTCTTTGGGTTGTAAATCGGGACGACGGCTCTGTACGGGTTCAACTAAAACGGCAGCTAGCTCATGAGCATGAGCGTTGATGATCTCTAAAGATTTAGGATCGTCATAGGTAAGAACCAAAACATCGTCGGCAATCTTTTGCGGCACCCCCGGAACCAAAGGTACAGCATGAAGTTTATTATCCCCAATTTGGGGGATGACCAAAGTGCTATCAAAGTGACCGTGATAAGAACCTGAAAAGATAGCAATCCGATCGCGACCTGTCGCTGCACGGGCTAAGCGCACTGCTGTCATGACTGCTTCTGTACCGGAATTACAGAAAACAACTCGCTCCATACCCGTCATTTCTGCGATTAACTCTGCTACCTCACCTGCCAGTTGGGATTGCGGCCCAATTTGTATCCCTTGCTGAATTTGCTCTTCCAGGGCTGCCGTAATAAAGGGAGCTTTGTGACCGAAAAGATGAACACCAAACCCCATTGTTAAGTCTATATACTCGTTGCTATCGACATCCCACAATCTCGCTCCCTGGGATTTCTCACCCACAATCGGATAAAACATCTCCTTAGTCAGATTCCAAAAACCAAAGGCAGATCTTCTATCAGCAAGAACGGGACGGTAGGCTTGCGATCGTTGTTTCGATTTTTGAGTGCGCTTGGTATAACGTTCAATGAACATTTGCAGATAATTCTGCTGGCTGGGATTTAAACTGTCAGCACTATCTTTTCTCAGGGTGCGATTAGGTTTAAATTCTTTGGTGCTGCTATTTCCAATAGGGGTTAGGGGGTAGGGGGACTCGGTGCCCCCTCTGGGGATAGGGGGAGAAGGGGGTAGGGGAAGAGGGATTTTCTCTTGAATAACTGTTATGGGGTCATTTTTTAATAAATTTGAATTTCCGTTGCTTTCTGGCTTGGTTTCGCCTACAGGAAGGCTATTCACAGATTTTTCTGGCAGCATATTGTTACGCAACAGTTCTAATTGTTGCGCCATTAAATCTAACTGTTGTGCGATAAACCTTTCTAGGTAAGTGTTCTTTTCCTGCTGAGACTGAATCCTGGCTAGTGGTACTGCGCGATCGCTCTCCTGTGGTTTGCTAGAGGTAATGGAAGCAACAGACTGCACTTGCGGTCTAGCATCGGTAGCAAAAGACAAAGAAAAGTCTGCTGATAAATTTTGGCTGATGTAAGTAGCGAGACTATCAATGGTGGGCAATTCCTCAAACAACTGAGCTATTGATACCTGAATGCCAAAGGTATCTTGAATTCTACGTACAGCGTCAATGAGAACAATGGAGTCAGCACCAACTTCCAGAAAATTGCTCTGAACACTGACTCGTTCTGGCTCTGTTTGCATGACGCGAGCCATAATAGTTTGTAACTTTGATGCGATCGCACCTTTTGAGTCGGTTTTGGGGGGTTGTGTGCTTGATTCTTTTACATTCATAGGTTTAGGGAGGTCAATCCAATAGCGTTGACGCTGAAAGGGATAAGTTGGTAAGTGTAATTTCTGACCTTGGTAACAGCGAGTAAATTCAGTCCAATTTATCTCTATACCTTTTATGTAAAGATGGCTGAGACTGCTCAAGATCGCCTGCCAGTCTTTGTGACCTTTTTTTAAAGAAGGTAGCCAAGTATACGAATTTTCACTTAGACAGCGTTTTCCCATCCCGATGAGGATGGGATGGGGACCGATTTCCAAAAAGACATCGTAGCCTTCTTGAACCAAAGTCTGAATGCCAGCAGCAAATTGTACGGGTTCTCTAGTTTGACGTCGCCAGTATTGGGCATCTAAGCGTTGTTGTGGCTGTAGTTTTTCACCTGTGAGGGTAGAAACAAACGGTATGCGGGCTGGACGATATTGCACTTGATGGGCAATTTCCGCAAATTCATCAAGAATTGGCTCGATGAGATGGGAGTGAAAACCGTGTGAGACTTGCATGACCTGGGTTGTCAATCCATCTGACTCTAACCGATCAAGCACCTTACCCATGGCTTCCGCTTCTCCAGAAATGACTGTATTTTTTGGCCCGTTTATAGCGGCAATAGTGACTTGGTTGTGGTACGGCGCGATCGCCTCTGCG
This genomic interval from Scytonema hofmannii PCC 7110 contains the following:
- a CDS encoding type I polyketide synthase yields the protein MNREPIAIVGIGCRFPGAKDKEAFWQLLRDGVDAITEVPSDRWDADSFYDPDPTTPHKMNTRWGGFLADIDRFDPEFFKISPREAVSLDPQQRLLLEVTWEALEDAGQMPERLAGTQTGVFMGINSFDYYALLMENPASVDAHAGTGNTNCIAANRISYLLNLTGPSLGVDTACSSSLVAVHLACQSLWSGESTMAIAGGVRVMLSPWITVSFSQAGFMAPDGRCKAFDSRANGYVRSEGAGIVVLKPLSQALSDRDPIYAVIRGSAVNQDGRSNGLTAPNSHAQEAVLRAAYRQAGVSPGRVQYIEAHGTGTKLGDPIEMKVLGKVLAEGRPPGQYCAVGSVKTNIGHAETAAGIAGLIKVALSLQHCQIPPSLHFQQPNPYIPFDKLPLRVQQTLAPWPEGESLPLAGVSSFSFGGTNAHVVLEGISQQDNHQTALEQEEGSRREKPPTVHLLTLSAKSETALQDLVKSYDKYLTFNLKKNTKDICFTANTGRSHFAHRLAIITASTAQLHNQLKVFPAQQSGVLSGQVQSKKSPKIAFLFAGQGSYYPDMGQELYNTQPTFRQALEECDDLLRPHLEQSLLSVLYPQSDQQALLLNRPAYLQPALFSLEYALAQLWQSWGIMPAIVMGHSLGEYPAACIAGAFSLEAGLELIAQRGSLMEKLSQKGQMAVVFADREQVAEAIAPYHNQVTIAAINGPKNTVISGEAEAMGKVLDRLESDGLTTQVMQVSHGFHSHLIEPILDEFAEIAHQVQYRPARIPFVSTLTGEKLQPQQRLDAQYWRRQTREPVQFAAGIQTLVQEGYDVFLEIGPHPILIGMGKRCLSENSYTWLPSLKKGHKDWQAILSSLSHLYIKGIEINWTEFTRCYQGQKLHLPTYPFQRQRYWIDLPKPMNVKESSTQPPKTDSKGAIASKLQTIMARVMQTEPERVSVQSNFLEVGADSIVLIDAVRRIQDTFGIQVSIAQLFEELPTIDSLATYISQNLSADFSLSFATDARPQVQSVASITSSKPQESDRAVPLARIQSQQEKNTYLERFIAQQLDLMAQQLELLRNNMLPEKSVNSLPVGETKPESNGNSNLLKNDPITVIQEKIPLPLPPSPPIPRGGTESPYPLTPIGNSSTKEFKPNRTLRKDSADSLNPSQQNYLQMFIERYTKRTQKSKQRSQAYRPVLADRRSAFGFWNLTKEMFYPIVGEKSQGARLWDVDSNEYIDLTMGFGVHLFGHKAPFITAALEEQIQQGIQIGPQSQLAGEVAELIAEMTGMERVVFCNSGTEAVMTAVRLARAATGRDRIAIFSGSYHGHFDSTLVIPQIGDNKLHAVPLVPGVPQKIADDVLVLTYDDPKSLEIINAHAHELAAVLVEPVQSRRPDLQPKEFLQQLRQLTQEKQVTLIFDEVLTGFRVHPGGCQAVFGVKADLAVYGKVVGGGLPIGVVAGSPYYMDRIDGGMWLYGDNSYPEVPMTFFAGTFCKNPLTMAAARAVLRQMKMQGGTLQQQLNQRTAQLAATLNAFFKQEGLPIEVTHFASFFRFSFAGNVSEFYLPIEFELLFYHLIEKGVYIWEGRTCFLSVAHTEEDIDRVIGAVKDSVLSLSHIFMEHRRL